The Pseudomonas berkeleyensis genome includes a region encoding these proteins:
- a CDS encoding FixH family protein — MTEQTTSPVKPWYKQFWPWFIIFLLGYSVVQGLTLLTVATRNPPGLISDDYYDVGKGINQSLEREKFAERLQLHGQLNLDNTTGVATLTLEGNSRPQQIVLNLISPTQPERDRRVILQPAADGQYRGQMVDEVSGRRFVELLGQEGSQNWRLFEEENITDGQAIMIGDNPSY; from the coding sequence ATGACCGAGCAAACCACATCGCCAGTCAAACCCTGGTACAAGCAGTTCTGGCCCTGGTTCATCATCTTCCTGCTGGGCTACTCCGTGGTGCAGGGGCTGACCCTGCTCACCGTTGCCACGCGCAACCCACCAGGGCTGATCTCCGACGATTACTACGACGTCGGCAAAGGCATCAACCAGTCACTGGAGCGGGAGAAGTTCGCTGAGCGCCTGCAACTGCATGGCCAACTGAACCTCGACAACACCACCGGCGTCGCCACCCTGACCCTGGAAGGCAACAGCCGGCCGCAGCAGATCGTGCTCAACCTGATCTCGCCAACCCAGCCGGAGCGTGATCGCCGCGTCATCCTGCAACCCGCTGCCGACGGCCAGTACCGCGGGCAGATGGTCGATGAGGTCAGCGGTCGTCGTTTCGTCGAACTGCTCGGCCAGGAAGGCAGCCAGAACTGGCGTCTATTCGAGGAAGAGAACATCACCGATGGCCAGGCCATCATGATCGGTGACAATCCCTCCTACTGA
- a CDS encoding heavy metal translocating P-type ATPase, which produces MPAPTPCYHCGLPVPAGSAFRADVLGQTREMCCPGCQAVAEAIVAGGLEHYYSHRSENAANPQALPQALPDELALYDRSDVQQPFVQHEGELSETQLLIEGISCAACGWLIEKHLRGVPGVAEAHLNLSNHRLLVRWQDRQIPLSKLLAELRRIGYAAHPWRADEAAARLVAENRRRMRELGVAGLLWMQVMMATMATWPEFNIDLSPELDKILRWTSLFLTTPIVFYCCGQFFRGALRDLRTRHLTMDVSVSLAIGGAYVAGIWSTITGHGELYFDAVGMFALFLLAGRYLERRARERTAAATAQLVQLLPASCLRLEDDGQSQRILLSELRIGERVLVQPGSLIPADGQVRAGQSSIDESLLTGEYLPQPRGMGDSVTAGTLNVEGPLTIEVQALGDATRLSAIVRLLERAQSEKPRLAEIADRVSQWFLLFILIAAACVGLVWWQIDSARAFWIVLSLLVATCPCALALATPTALTTATGSLHKLGMLLTRGHVLEGLNQIDTLVLDKTGTLTEGRLTLKAIHPLRDLDEGDCLALAAALENRSEHPIARAFSQAPRAAESVDSHPGQGLQGVVDGRLLRIGEAHFVCALSGQTVPSIASEHGQWLLLGDERGPLAWFVLDDRLREDAPQLIEAARARGWRIHLLSGDSSPMVGEVARQLGIDDARGGLTPDDKLAVLKRLHGEGRRVLMLGDGVNDVPVLAAADISVAMGSASDLAKTSADAVLLSNRLSSLVQSLSMAKRTRRIIIENLAWASLYNGLVLPFAAMGWITPIWAAVGMSLSSLLVVLNALRLSR; this is translated from the coding sequence ATGCCCGCCCCTACTCCCTGCTACCACTGTGGCCTGCCGGTGCCTGCCGGCAGCGCCTTTCGTGCCGACGTCCTCGGCCAGACTCGCGAGATGTGCTGTCCCGGCTGCCAGGCCGTGGCCGAAGCCATCGTTGCCGGTGGGCTGGAGCACTACTACAGCCATCGTAGTGAGAACGCCGCCAATCCTCAGGCCCTGCCCCAGGCACTGCCTGACGAACTGGCGCTATACGACCGTAGCGACGTGCAGCAGCCCTTCGTACAACACGAGGGCGAACTGAGCGAAACCCAGCTGTTGATCGAAGGCATCAGTTGCGCCGCGTGCGGCTGGCTGATCGAGAAACACCTGCGCGGCGTACCGGGCGTGGCCGAAGCGCATCTGAACCTGTCCAACCACCGCCTGCTGGTACGCTGGCAGGACAGGCAAATTCCGCTGAGCAAACTGCTCGCCGAACTACGCCGCATCGGGTACGCGGCCCATCCCTGGCGAGCCGACGAAGCCGCCGCACGCCTGGTCGCAGAAAACCGCCGGCGCATGCGCGAGCTGGGCGTGGCAGGATTGCTGTGGATGCAGGTGATGATGGCGACCATGGCCACCTGGCCGGAATTCAACATCGACCTGTCGCCGGAACTGGACAAGATCCTGCGCTGGACCAGCCTGTTCCTTACCACGCCAATCGTCTTCTATTGCTGCGGACAGTTCTTCCGTGGCGCCCTGCGCGACCTGCGCACGCGCCATCTGACCATGGACGTCTCGGTATCGCTGGCGATTGGTGGCGCCTATGTCGCCGGCATCTGGTCCACCATCACCGGCCACGGCGAGCTGTACTTCGATGCGGTGGGCATGTTTGCCCTGTTCCTGCTCGCCGGCCGTTATCTCGAACGCCGCGCACGCGAGCGCACCGCCGCCGCCACCGCGCAGCTGGTGCAACTGCTGCCGGCGTCCTGCCTGCGCCTGGAAGATGATGGCCAGAGCCAGCGCATCCTCCTGAGCGAACTGCGCATCGGTGAGCGGGTGCTGGTACAACCAGGTTCGCTGATTCCTGCCGATGGCCAGGTGCGCGCCGGACAATCCAGCATCGACGAATCGCTGCTGACCGGCGAATACCTGCCGCAACCACGTGGCATGGGCGATAGCGTCACGGCCGGCACCCTCAATGTCGAGGGGCCGCTGACAATCGAAGTCCAGGCACTGGGCGACGCCACGCGCCTATCAGCCATCGTCCGCCTGCTGGAGCGCGCGCAAAGCGAGAAACCACGCCTGGCGGAAATCGCCGATCGCGTATCCCAGTGGTTCCTGTTGTTCATCCTGATCGCCGCAGCTTGCGTTGGCCTGGTCTGGTGGCAGATCGACAGCGCGCGGGCCTTCTGGATCGTTCTTTCCCTGCTGGTCGCCACCTGCCCCTGCGCACTGGCGCTGGCCACCCCGACGGCGCTGACCACTGCCACCGGCAGCCTGCACAAGCTGGGTATGCTGCTCACACGCGGGCATGTGCTCGAAGGCCTCAACCAGATCGACACGCTGGTATTGGACAAGACCGGCACGCTGACCGAGGGCCGCCTGACGCTCAAGGCCATCCACCCGCTGCGCGATCTTGACGAAGGTGACTGCCTGGCGCTGGCTGCCGCACTGGAGAATCGCTCGGAACACCCCATTGCCCGCGCCTTCAGCCAGGCACCACGCGCTGCGGAATCCGTCGACAGCCATCCAGGCCAGGGCCTGCAGGGCGTCGTCGACGGACGCCTGCTACGCATCGGCGAAGCCCATTTCGTCTGCGCCCTGAGTGGTCAGACGGTGCCGTCGATCGCCAGCGAACACGGGCAATGGCTGCTGCTCGGCGATGAGCGCGGGCCTCTGGCCTGGTTCGTCCTCGATGATCGCCTGCGCGAGGATGCGCCGCAGCTGATCGAGGCAGCGCGCGCACGCGGCTGGCGCATCCATCTGCTCTCAGGCGACAGCTCACCAATGGTCGGCGAAGTGGCGCGACAACTGGGTATCGACGATGCCCGCGGCGGCCTGACGCCGGACGACAAGCTGGCCGTGCTCAAGCGACTGCACGGCGAAGGCCGCCGTGTGCTGATGCTCGGCGATGGCGTCAACGACGTGCCGGTATTGGCGGCAGCCGATATCAGCGTGGCCATGGGCTCGGCCTCGGATCTGGCCAAGACCAGCGCCGACGCTGTGCTGCTGTCCAACCGCCTGAGCAGCCTGGTGCAAAGCCTGAGCATGGCCAAACGCACCCGTCGCATCATCATCGAGAACCTGGCCTGGGCCAGCCTGTACAATGGCCTGGTGCTGCCTTTTGCCGCCATGGGCTGGATCACGCCGATATGGGCTGCCGTAGGCATGTCGCTGAGCTCGCTGCTGGTGGTGCTCAACGCCCTGCGCCTGAGTCGGTAA